The genome window GAAACCTTTTTGCTGCCCGTCAGTTGGAAAGACGAATGGCCCACTATTCTGCCTCAGGGGCAAGAAATACCTTATCGTCATACTGCACCAACCGGCTTAATCAGTAGCACTGGCGCTTTAACACAAACTGGCAACTTTAGCTGGCGTGATGAATTTGATAGCCAAAGCTTAAAGCCGGACTGGAACCTGTTGCGTGAATTTGATCAAAGCTGGCTCACTTTGGATGGACAAAACCTGCTGCTGAATGCCAAAGCTGTCGGCATGGATTCCTTATCACAACCTGCTTTTATAGGTCGTCGCCAGCAACATGCCAGCTTTGAAACCAGCACCAGCCTGCTGGTGCCAAAAGGCAAGATTTCAGCTGGTTTGGTGGTATTTCAGAACGAGCAATATCATTACTATCTGGGGGTAAAAACTGCAGCTGGTAAAACTACTGTATTTCTTGAGCAAGCCAAAGGCGGTAAACCCAGCTTGGTTAGCAGCAAGGACTTACCTGCCAATACAGAACAATTGAAGCTAAGAATCCAAGGCAAAGCGGGAGAAATCAGCTTTTATTACGCTGATCAAAATGGCGAATGGCAACAATTGGGTGAAGTGCAGGATGCCAAAATCTTAAGCACTCAGGTCGCTGGTGGTTTTGTTGGCACCACTTTAGGTGTGCATGCACGACAGGAAAAAGAGGCCACCCCATGAACAGCCAGGCCATGAAAACCGCTTTTACTTTCAGTTTAGTCTTAGCCCTTTTCAGCACGTCAGTTGTTGCTTTGCCAGCTGATTATCTGGCGCAACAACCAGCCAAAGGCGACTTTGCTTTGGTTAGCAAAAGCACGCAGGCAACAATTCAGCTGGATGAAAAGGACCATAAAGGCTTAAAACGTGCCGTACAAAGCCTGCAACAGGATATTCAAAAAGTCAGCGGCAAAAGTTTAAGTATCAGTGAAACAGCGGAAAACAAGCAGCTGCTGATTATCGGCAGCCTGGGCAACAATACACTTCTCGATCAACTGATAGCCGCAGGAAAGCTGGATGTAAGCGCCATTCAGGGTCGCTGGGAAGCCTATTTAATTCAGGTGATTGAACAGCCTTTGCCGGGCGTCGAGCAAGCATTGGTAATAGCTGGCAGCGATAAAAGAGGCGCTATTTTTGGCGTTTATGATCTGGCCGAAACCATAGGGGTATCGCCCTGGAGCTGGTGGGCCGATGTGCCGGTGAAAAAGCAAGAACAGCTTTATATCAAAGCGGGCACCCGCCTGACTGATGCGCCCAAAGTAAAATACCGTGGCATCTTTTTAAATGACGAACATCCGGCTTTAACCAATTGGACCAGCGAAAAATTTGGCGGCTACAACAGCCAGTTTTATCAGCATGTATTTGAGCTTTTACTGCGGCTGAAGTCGAATTTCCTCTGGCCTGCGATGTGGAATAACGCCTTTGCCGATGACGATCCACAAAACGCTATTTTGGCCGATGAAATGGGCATAGTGATGAGCAACAGCCACCACGAGCCTATGATGCGCGCCGACAAAGAATGGAACAGATACGGTAAAGGACCATGGGAATACTCCAGCAACCGCGACACTATTTATAAGTTCTGGCAAGAAGGCGCGAAGCGGCATAAAAACCTGGAAAGCATTTTTACTCTTGGCATGCGTGGTCAGGAAGATGAGCCGATGAGCGAAGGTGAAAACATCGGCTTACTGGAGCAAGTAGTAGCCGATCAACGCCAGATATTAACAGAAACCTTTAAAGACAAACCGATCACCGACGTGCCACAAGTCTGGGCTTTGTACAAAGAAGTACAAGGCTTTTATGAGCGTGGTATGAGAGTGCCGGACGATGTGACCTTACTTTGGGCTGATGATAACTACGGCAATATCCGCCGCCTGCCCACAGCCGAAGAGCGTGGCCGTGCCGGTGGCGCTGGTGTCTATTATCACTTTGATTATGTCGGCAGCCCCCGCTCTTACCGCTGGATTAATACAGTGCCTATGGCAAAAATCTGGGAACAGATGAATTTAGCCTGGCAATTTCAGGCTGATCGTATCTGGATAGTCAATGTTGGGGATTTAAAACCGATGGAATTTCCCATCGACTTTTTCCTGCGTATGGCCTGGAACCCACCTGCTTTTAAAGCCGATAACTTAGAGCAATTTGCCGTCAGCTGGGCCACGCAACAATTCAGTGCACAACATGCGGCAACTATAGCTGAACTGATCCAGGGTTACACCACACACAACGGCCGTCGTAAACCTGAAGCTGTGGAACCCCATACCTACAGCATTTTCCATTATCAGGAAGCAGAGCGCGTCAGCCAGGAGCTTGCTGCTTTAGTGAAAAAATCGGATGAGCTGTACCGTCAATTACCGACTGAACAAAGAGATGCTTATATCCAGTTGGTATCGCATCCACTGAAAGCCAGTCAGGCTGTGTATGAATTAAACCGTGCAGTGGCGATGAATAAATTGCATGGCGAACAAGGCCGGGTGACTACCACTTATTGGGCAGAGCAGGTGCGCTTCTGGTTTAAACAGGATGCAGAGCTAACGAATCTTTACCACAGCCTGAGCGATGGCCGCTGGAACCATATGATGTCGCAACCTCACATTGGTTTTACCTACTGGCGTAACCCACCTGCGAACTTAATGCCTGTGGTGTCAGTCGCAGAACCTATGCCCGTGGCAGATATGGGCGTAGCGCCTGAAGGTTCGGCTTTTTCATGGCCTATCAGCGAATACAAAGGTCAGCCCTTAGCACTGGACCCTTTTTACCCTCATGGTCAAACAGAGCGCAGCATTGAAGTATTTAACAAAGGCAGTTTGCCCTTTGAGTTCAATGCTAAAGCATCAGCCGACTGGATCCAGCTCAGCCAAACGAAAGGCCAGATTGAAGTTGCACAAACGATTCAGGTCAACATCGACTGGAGCAAAGTGAAAACCGGGCTGAATGTCGGCGAAGTGCATGTGCAGGGCACTGGCTGGGGCGGCGCCAAAATTAAAGTGTCGGCCGTGAAACCTAAAACAGAGCCGACTTCAGGTTTTGTTGAAGCAGACGGTTATATAGCGCTGGACGCCGCCAGTGCAAAGGTACAAGGCAATAACAACCAAAGCTGGTGGCAACTGATCCCGGGCCATGGCCGTGGTGAAGCCTCAATGGCAGCTATGACAGAACTGGATTATCAAATCAAAGATATTCGCAAAGCCCCTTATCTGGAATACCCGCTGTATTTCCATTCCACGGGTGAATTCACTTTGCATAGCGTGATAGCCCCCACTTTGGATCTGGTGCCTGGCCGTGGTTTGCGTTTTGCTGTGGCGCTGAATAATGACAAGCCCGAACTTGTAGACAGTCTGGCAAATAAAAACCCTGCTGTGTGGGATAACGCAGTGTTGGATGGGGTGCGGGTGATCAAAACTGCTATCAAAGTGAATAAGCCTGGCGAACATAAACTACGAATTTATCTGGTCGACCCGGCCTTAGTGCTGCAAAAACTGATGATTGATACAGGCGGCCTGAAGCCCAGTTATTTAGGGCCAGAGCAAAGCGTATATAAAAAATGAATACACAAAACTTAAACGGATACAGATGATATGAATCAGCTAGAACAACTCAGCAAAATAACGGTCGTAGTGGCAGATAGCGGCGATATTGCCGCTATACAACAGCTTCAACCTACCGAAGCGACCACTAACCCATCGCTTATATTGCAGGCCAGCCAGCAGGCGGATTATCAGCATTTATTGCACAGCGCACTCAAAGGCAATGAGCAGGATATTGCTGCAGCCTGTGAGCAAGTGACAGTGAATTTTGGCTGTGAAATTTTGCGCCATATACCAGGTCGGGTCTCAACTGAAATTGACGCCCGCTTGTCTTTTGATACCGAAGCCAGTGTGGCCAAAGCCTTGAGTATTATTGGTCGTTACCGCGCAGCAGGCGTGGACTCCAACAGAGTGCTGATTAAACTGGCAGCCACCTGGCAAGGTATTCAGGCCGCAGCACGGCTGGAGAAGTTAGGTATTCATTGCAACCTGACGTTGATCTTTAGTCTGGCTCAGGCCAAAGCCTGTGCCGATGCTGGTGTGACCTTAATTTCACCTTTTGTTGGCCGTATTCTGGACTGGTACAAACAAAATCAGCCAGAGCTGGATTTTTCCGGTGATAAAGACCCCGGCGTCATATCAGTCAAAACTATTTATAACTATTACAAAAACCATGGCATTCCGACAGTGGTGATGGGTGCGAGCTTTCGTAATGTCGATCAAATCCGCCAACTGGCGGGTTGTGATTTGCTAACGATAGCCCCTAATTTGTTACTGCAACTCAAAGACTCTTTTGACCCTTTACCAGCAGCTTTGCAGCCAGTGAGCACCCAAAGCCCCGCCACACCCAAAGCCCTGAGTCAGGCTGAATTTTTATGGCAACTGAATGAAGACGCCATGGCTACTGAAAAGCTGGCCGAAGGTATTCGCAAATTTGCAGTGGATCAGCGCAAGCTGGAGCAACTGTTACAAAACCTGAACCAACAGTCTTAGGATATTGCCATGCATTCTCATCATCAAACTGATCACAAAACCCGCGCTAATGCCATCCGCGCTTTAGCTATGGATGCAGTACAAAAAGCCAATTCAGGCCACCCCGGCGCCCCCATGGGCATGGCCGATATTGCCGAAGTACTCTGGCTACAATTTTTAAAGCATAACCCGGCTAATCCGTCATTCAGCAACAGAGACCGTTTTGTGCTGAGTAACGGCCATGCTTCTATGTTGTTGTATTCATTGCTGCATTTAACAGGTTATGAATTATCTATTGAGGATATAAAGTCTTTCCGTCAGCTGCATTCCAAAACTCCGGGTCACCCTGAATTGGGTTACACCGCAGGCGTCGAAACCACCACTGGTCCTTTGGGTGCTGGTATTGCCAATGCGGTAGGGATGGCAATAGCCGAAAAAACTCTGGCGGCGCAATTTAACCGGCCTGATTACCCAGTCGTCGATCACTTTACTTATTGTTTCCTCGGTGATGGCTGCCTGATGGAAGGTTTATCCCATGAAGCCAGTTCGCTGGCTGGTACCTTAGGCCTTGGAAAACTGATTGCCTTTTGGGATGACAATGGTATTTCTATTGATGGCCATGTCGAAGGCTGGTTTACCGACGACACGCCGGCACGTTTTCACTCTTATGGCTGGCAAGTGATCCGGGTGGATGGCCATAACCCAGCTCAAATTGCCGATGCCATCACACAAGCTCAGGCAGAAACTGACAGACCCACGCTGATTTGCTGTAAAACTATTATTGGCTATGGCAGCCCGAATAAATCAGGCTCTCATGACAGTCACGGCTCGCCTTTGGGCGATGGCGAAATAGCCAAAACCCGTGAATTTCTGCAATGGGATCATATTCCTTTTGAAATTCCGGCCGACATTTATGCCGCCTGGGACTGCAAAACCAAAGGCGCAGCGCTTGAACAGCAATGGACAGAGTTATTTGCCGCCTACAAAAACGAGTACCCTGAACTGGCCGCTGAATACCAACGTCGTGTGATAGACAGGGTGTTACCGGCTAATTTTGAAGCGGCCACTCAAAGTTTTATCGAGAATTGCCAAAACCAACAGCAGGATATTGCCAGTCGCAAAGCATCACAGCTTTGTATCGCTCATTTTGCGGCACTGCTGCCTGAAGTTTTAGGTGGCTCGGCCGATTTGGCAGGTTCTAACCTGACCTTATGGTCGGGCAGCAAAGGCCTGACCAAAGACGATAGCTCCGGCAACTATATTTATTACGGCGTACGCGAATTTGGCATGGTCGCCATAATGAACGGCATTACAGCCCATGGTGGTTTCCGCTGTTATGGCGCGACTTTCCTGATGTTTATGGAATACGCCCGCAATGCGGTACGGATGTCGGCCTTAATGAAGCTGCCGAATATTTATGTTTTTACTCATGATTCTATAGGTCAGGGCGAAGACGGCCCGACGCACCAGCCAATAGAGCAACTGACGAACTTACGGACGACGCCTAATCTGGTGACTTGGCGGCCTGCCGATTTAACTGAAACCGCTGTGGCCTGGAAAACAGCTTTAACGACCACAACCTCACCTTCAGCTTTGGTATTTAGCCGACAAAATCTGCGTCAGTTCCAGCGTAATTCGGAGCAAATCAGGTTAATCAGCAAAGGCGGTTATATTTTAAAAGACTGTGGCACTGCACCAGACATAGTGCTGATAGCCACAGGCTCTGAACTGCAACTGGCGTGCGATACAGCTGACAAACTCAATGCAGCAGGTAAAAAAGTGAATGTGGTGTCTATGCCAAGCACTACTTTATTTGACCAGCAATCTGAGTTTTACCGTGATTCGGTGTTACCGGACCAGGCGAAAATTGTTGCGATAGAAGCGGCTCACCCTGATTTTTGGTACAAATATGTCGGTAAAAAAGGCCTGATTATTGGTATCAGTAGCTTTGGTGAATCCGCACCTGGCCCTGCCTTGCTGGATTATTTTGGCTTTAATGCAGAGGTAATAGCAGCTAAGATTCTGGCCTAGACCCCGGAAATCAAAATAAAGACTTCAACCTTATCTAGCCTGTTGGGGCAACAAGGTTGAAGTCTGACTCCCTGAAAAAGGATTTTGTTATGCGCCTGGCTTTTTCTGTGCTTTGTTTTGTCTCTGCTGCCAGTTGCTACGCAGCAGAACCAGCAGCTTTGCTTAAAGTGAATCAAAGTGGCTACCTGAACCAAGGCCAAAAGCTGGCGGTGATCCCCGGAAAAAGCCAACACACTTTTCAACTAGTCGCCTTACCATCGGGCCAGATTGTCTTTAAGGGCCAAAGCTCGGCAGCTCAACACTGGGCTCCGGCGGATGAAAAAGTCAGTATTGCTGATTTCACTCCAGTACAAAACAATGGCCGCTACCGGCTTGAAGTCGCTGGATTTACCGCTGTTGAACTACAAATCGCAGCTCAACCTTATACCCAATTGCATGATGCAGCTATCAAAGCCTATTACTTTAATCGCGCCTCACAGCAACTGGACTCTGCTTACGCAGGAGTATGGGCCCGCCCTGCCGGACACCCGGATGTTCAGGTGAAAATACATAGCTCCGCAGCCTCGGCCAGCAGACCCACAGGCACTGTAGTTCAGTCACCCAAAGGCTGGTACGACGCTGGTGATTACAATAAATACATAGTGAATTCCGGCATCAGTACTTTTACTTTATTGGATGCCTGGACAGACTTCAAAGACTTTTACCGCCAGCGGCAGTGGAATATCCCGGAATCCGGCAACAGCATGCCGGACTTACTGGATGAAGTGGTATGGAATCTGGACTGGATGAGCAGTATGCAAGATCCGGCGGACGGCGGTGTTTATCATAAACTAACCAATCTGAATTTTGACGGCACTGTTATGCCGCATCAGGCAGTCGCACCACGTTATCTGGTGCAAAAAACCACGGCAGCAGCTTTAAACTTTGCTGCTGTGATGGCCAAAGCCAGCAGAGTAATGGCCGAATTTGACAAAGAACAGCCAGGTAAAGCGGCTTTGTTCAGGCAACAAGCTATTCAGGCTTGGCAATGGGCAAGCAAAAATCCGGCTATTTATTATCAACAACCTGCAGATGTCAGCACAGGCGCTTATGGCGATAAAAATCTGGCGGATGAATTTGCCTGGGCTGCAGCTGAGCTTTATTTGCTCACGGGTGAACAGCCTTACCTGCAGCAGTTTTTTCAGTTAGCTCAGCCAGTACAAACCGCCTCCTGGGCTGACGTCGCCGCTTTGGGTTATTTCTCTTTGGCAAAAGAAGCAAATCGGCGGACGCCAGAGCAGCGCCAGTTGGTGTTCAGCGCTATTACGGCAATGGCCGATCAGTTTGTAACTCAACATCAGGCTTCAGCTTATAAAGTGGCTATGGTGCCGGAAGATTTTGTCTGGGGCAGTAATGCGGTGGCGATGAATAAAGCCATCTTGTTGTACAAAGCCAATCAAATTACGGCAAAAGCCGACTACGTCGAGGCTATGCAAGGTTTGCTGGATTATGTGCTTGGTCGTAACCCACTGGATTTATCTTATGTCACAGGTTTTGGCGTAAAAAGCCCACAACATATCCATCACCGCCCTTCTGAAGCTGACGGTATAAAAGCACCGGTGCCGGGTTGGTTAGCTGGTGGTGCACAACCTGGACAGCAGGATAAATGTAAGTACAACAGCACATTACCAGCCAAATCTTATGCCGATGACTGGTGCAGCTATGCCAGCAACGAAGTCACTATCAACTGGAATGCGCCGCTGGTGTATATGCTGGCCGCTTTTTCTCAGCCAGTTCCAAAGCCTTGATAAAACAAAGCAGCCTGAGGATTCAGGCTGCTTTGAACACTTTCGAGCCAAATGCTCGAGGCTCTACTCATTGGGATCGGGCTTTTGTATCATCAATCTAGCAAGCAGGAACCGGGCTTTGTTGGCTGCGTTGCTGACGACTACGCATAAACCACAACACCATAATAAGTCCAAGCAGAGCAGTACCGGCTCCAGCCAAAGGCACATAACCTAAGCCAAAACCTGTTTTGATAATGGCGGCACCCAATACGGCCCCCAAAGCATTACCCAGATTAAAAGCTCCTATATTCATAGCTGCGGCTAAATTTGGCGCTTCTTTGGCTTCTTGCACCACCAGGGACTGCAATGGTGGCACCAGTGCAAAACTGGCAATTCCCCATAAAAAAATCAAAGGCGCAACCAGCAACTGTGATGACAGCACCATGGAGAGCACGGCTAACAACAGAGTCACAGCCACTAAAGAACTGATCAGGGTTAAGTTCAGCGAACGGTCGGCAAAACGGCCACCCAAATAATTACCTACAGCCAAACCTACACCGTACAACACCAGCATAGAGGTGACAAAAGCGGTTGAGGCATGGGTTTCATCCTGCAATATAGGCACAATATAGGTAAAGACGGTGAACATCGAACTTGAGCTAACCACTGTTAACAACAAGGCCGCTAACACCGAGCCTTTGCTCAACACTCTAAGCTCATTCCGTACATTGGCTTTGCCTTCGTTCGCCAGTGGCGGCAATGACAAGCGCAGCGCCAGCATAGTCACTAACCCTATGACGGCCATAGCAAAAAAGGCAGGACGCCAGCCAATCACTTCTCCAATATAAGCAGCCAAAGGCACTCCGCCTATAGTCGCTATGGTCAAGCCGGAGAACATAGCAGCTACGGCACCAGAGCGTTTTTCTAGCGGCACAATACTCATAGCGACAACTGAGCCAACCCCAAAAAAAGCACCATGATTAAATGACGTGACAATACGTCCAAATAACAACAGGTTGTAGCTATCCGCCATAGCGGAAATCAGATTGCCCAGAGTAAAAATGCCCATAGACAACAACAGCAGGTTACGACGGCTCATATTGGCAAAAACTAAGGTCATTAAAGGTGCGCCAATCAGCACACCAAAGGCATAGGCACTGATTAACATGCCAGCTGTTGGAATAGAAACAGCTAGGTCATTGGCAATCACAGGTAACATCCCCATCGGGGAAAACTCGGTAACACCTATACCAAAAGCCCCCAGTGCAAGGGCCAGTAAAGGAATATTGATTTTCATACAAAGTCTCGCTAATTTGTGATGCGAAGGAATATAAACAATCACAACACCCAGAAAAAGTAGCGCAGGATACATTCAGTTTTGCTTCGGAGTCACAAATGAGCGCTGAAAAGACAGGAAAGACAGATCGAACAGCTGAAATGGAGACCTTTTTGTCCGTTGCCTGCACAGGAAGTTTAAGTGCAGCAGCCCGTGAATTAGATCTCACCCCATCCGCAGTCAGTCGTATTATGACCCGTCTTGAAAAACGTCTGGGAGTCAGGCTTATTGTCCGCAGCACCCGCAAACTGCGTTTAACCAGTGAAGGGGAGTCTTATGCACTGGCAGCCCGGCGAATTTTAAAAGATTTAGAGGACACCGAAAGCAGTATTGCCAGCAGGGGCAGCCCAAGCGGCACTATTAAAGTGACTACAGCAACGGCGCATAGCCGCCTAACCATAGTGCCGTTACTAAAAGAGTTTTTACAACGCTACCCGGATATCCGCATTGAAATAGATGTATCAGACCAAATCCGCGATGTTCATGCTGGCCATGTCGATGTTGCGATCCGTTTTGGACAATTGCCGGATAGCGGCCTGCATGCCCG of Rheinheimera sp. MM224 contains these proteins:
- the tal gene encoding transaldolase; translated protein: MNQLEQLSKITVVVADSGDIAAIQQLQPTEATTNPSLILQASQQADYQHLLHSALKGNEQDIAAACEQVTVNFGCEILRHIPGRVSTEIDARLSFDTEASVAKALSIIGRYRAAGVDSNRVLIKLAATWQGIQAAARLEKLGIHCNLTLIFSLAQAKACADAGVTLISPFVGRILDWYKQNQPELDFSGDKDPGVISVKTIYNYYKNHGIPTVVMGASFRNVDQIRQLAGCDLLTIAPNLLLQLKDSFDPLPAALQPVSTQSPATPKALSQAEFLWQLNEDAMATEKLAEGIRKFAVDQRKLEQLLQNLNQQS
- a CDS encoding LysR family transcriptional regulator; translated protein: MSAEKTGKTDRTAEMETFLSVACTGSLSAAARELDLTPSAVSRIMTRLEKRLGVRLIVRSTRKLRLTSEGESYALAARRILKDLEDTESSIASRGSPSGTIKVTTATAHSRLTIVPLLKEFLQRYPDIRIEIDVSDQIRDVHAGHVDVAIRFGQLPDSGLHARRLGETGRVVLASPEYLAKAGVPQTPADLTNHNCLDFSFRRLEPGWPFREDEQDYMLAVSGNVIANNGETLVELALQGIGITRVGRFHVQQALATGQLVALLEEYNPQDREAIHAVFIGGHTMPARIRVFVDYLVEKMTGNTKAQD
- a CDS encoding glycoside hydrolase family 9 protein, with amino-acid sequence MRLAFSVLCFVSAASCYAAEPAALLKVNQSGYLNQGQKLAVIPGKSQHTFQLVALPSGQIVFKGQSSAAQHWAPADEKVSIADFTPVQNNGRYRLEVAGFTAVELQIAAQPYTQLHDAAIKAYYFNRASQQLDSAYAGVWARPAGHPDVQVKIHSSAASASRPTGTVVQSPKGWYDAGDYNKYIVNSGISTFTLLDAWTDFKDFYRQRQWNIPESGNSMPDLLDEVVWNLDWMSSMQDPADGGVYHKLTNLNFDGTVMPHQAVAPRYLVQKTTAAALNFAAVMAKASRVMAEFDKEQPGKAALFRQQAIQAWQWASKNPAIYYQQPADVSTGAYGDKNLADEFAWAAAELYLLTGEQPYLQQFFQLAQPVQTASWADVAALGYFSLAKEANRRTPEQRQLVFSAITAMADQFVTQHQASAYKVAMVPEDFVWGSNAVAMNKAILLYKANQITAKADYVEAMQGLLDYVLGRNPLDLSYVTGFGVKSPQHIHHRPSEADGIKAPVPGWLAGGAQPGQQDKCKYNSTLPAKSYADDWCSYASNEVTINWNAPLVYMLAAFSQPVPKP
- a CDS encoding glycosyl hydrolase 115 family protein; the encoded protein is MNSQAMKTAFTFSLVLALFSTSVVALPADYLAQQPAKGDFALVSKSTQATIQLDEKDHKGLKRAVQSLQQDIQKVSGKSLSISETAENKQLLIIGSLGNNTLLDQLIAAGKLDVSAIQGRWEAYLIQVIEQPLPGVEQALVIAGSDKRGAIFGVYDLAETIGVSPWSWWADVPVKKQEQLYIKAGTRLTDAPKVKYRGIFLNDEHPALTNWTSEKFGGYNSQFYQHVFELLLRLKSNFLWPAMWNNAFADDDPQNAILADEMGIVMSNSHHEPMMRADKEWNRYGKGPWEYSSNRDTIYKFWQEGAKRHKNLESIFTLGMRGQEDEPMSEGENIGLLEQVVADQRQILTETFKDKPITDVPQVWALYKEVQGFYERGMRVPDDVTLLWADDNYGNIRRLPTAEERGRAGGAGVYYHFDYVGSPRSYRWINTVPMAKIWEQMNLAWQFQADRIWIVNVGDLKPMEFPIDFFLRMAWNPPAFKADNLEQFAVSWATQQFSAQHAATIAELIQGYTTHNGRRKPEAVEPHTYSIFHYQEAERVSQELAALVKKSDELYRQLPTEQRDAYIQLVSHPLKASQAVYELNRAVAMNKLHGEQGRVTTTYWAEQVRFWFKQDAELTNLYHSLSDGRWNHMMSQPHIGFTYWRNPPANLMPVVSVAEPMPVADMGVAPEGSAFSWPISEYKGQPLALDPFYPHGQTERSIEVFNKGSLPFEFNAKASADWIQLSQTKGQIEVAQTIQVNIDWSKVKTGLNVGEVHVQGTGWGGAKIKVSAVKPKTEPTSGFVEADGYIALDAASAKVQGNNNQSWWQLIPGHGRGEASMAAMTELDYQIKDIRKAPYLEYPLYFHSTGEFTLHSVIAPTLDLVPGRGLRFAVALNNDKPELVDSLANKNPAVWDNAVLDGVRVIKTAIKVNKPGEHKLRIYLVDPALVLQKLMIDTGGLKPSYLGPEQSVYKK
- the tkt gene encoding transketolase; protein product: MHSHHQTDHKTRANAIRALAMDAVQKANSGHPGAPMGMADIAEVLWLQFLKHNPANPSFSNRDRFVLSNGHASMLLYSLLHLTGYELSIEDIKSFRQLHSKTPGHPELGYTAGVETTTGPLGAGIANAVGMAIAEKTLAAQFNRPDYPVVDHFTYCFLGDGCLMEGLSHEASSLAGTLGLGKLIAFWDDNGISIDGHVEGWFTDDTPARFHSYGWQVIRVDGHNPAQIADAITQAQAETDRPTLICCKTIIGYGSPNKSGSHDSHGSPLGDGEIAKTREFLQWDHIPFEIPADIYAAWDCKTKGAALEQQWTELFAAYKNEYPELAAEYQRRVIDRVLPANFEAATQSFIENCQNQQQDIASRKASQLCIAHFAALLPEVLGGSADLAGSNLTLWSGSKGLTKDDSSGNYIYYGVREFGMVAIMNGITAHGGFRCYGATFLMFMEYARNAVRMSALMKLPNIYVFTHDSIGQGEDGPTHQPIEQLTNLRTTPNLVTWRPADLTETAVAWKTALTTTTSPSALVFSRQNLRQFQRNSEQIRLISKGGYILKDCGTAPDIVLIATGSELQLACDTADKLNAAGKKVNVVSMPSTTLFDQQSEFYRDSVLPDQAKIVAIEAAHPDFWYKYVGKKGLIIGISSFGESAPGPALLDYFGFNAEVIAAKILA
- a CDS encoding MFS transporter, whose amino-acid sequence is MKINIPLLALALGAFGIGVTEFSPMGMLPVIANDLAVSIPTAGMLISAYAFGVLIGAPLMTLVFANMSRRNLLLLSMGIFTLGNLISAMADSYNLLLFGRIVTSFNHGAFFGVGSVVAMSIVPLEKRSGAVAAMFSGLTIATIGGVPLAAYIGEVIGWRPAFFAMAVIGLVTMLALRLSLPPLANEGKANVRNELRVLSKGSVLAALLLTVVSSSSMFTVFTYIVPILQDETHASTAFVTSMLVLYGVGLAVGNYLGGRFADRSLNLTLISSLVAVTLLLAVLSMVLSSQLLVAPLIFLWGIASFALVPPLQSLVVQEAKEAPNLAAAMNIGAFNLGNALGAVLGAAIIKTGFGLGYVPLAGAGTALLGLIMVLWFMRSRQQRSQQSPVPAC